In one Bacillus rossius redtenbacheri isolate Brsri chromosome 11, Brsri_v3, whole genome shotgun sequence genomic region, the following are encoded:
- the LOC134536709 gene encoding mucin-2-like, with translation MTSTWPRRVSKYPGRPSSTAEPTPLHQTSLSPLATGSPPPSAWMTWATTPPHHRQNQHQNLRQNGPPYPLTTNNHPLPEPPLHLASPTRPPPKCPPISCIVSTTSQPFLTAAKLQKELTGPLYISTIRDRTSFYTTNPRDHDYLYKKLAAAGYQPFTSLRHDERQDRVVIKRLPLSTTPDELLQQLHDGYPVSSMFPLRMPPDADTKPFLVATNYQGEANQLLAIKNFGGWVVKVERYRGSGRVRQCYRCQLLGHNSTRCDRALRCFKCVGEHRSRDCTATPPPTPPPPPRRGNAASATAPASPPPLTAPTLSPSNAATPHAHPNTTPTATTAPPPDATSQCTFPAMKGNVWARSLYTTQPSAPPNTTSNAPLNPTPRSPPTTVPDTTSLGDTVRDILNLFHTYLPIIRRTMTALSCARTPADKIEVIIQAVLSLFDDNTLPLNSSSGTPPSSPSSLTSSF, from the coding sequence ATGACATCGACATGGCCCCGACGGGTTTCAAAATACCCTGGAAGACCTTCAAGCACCGCCGAGCCAACTCCACTGCATCAGACGTCTCTCTCACCATTAGCAACAGGTTCGCCACCACCCTCAGCCTGGATGACATGGGCGACGACGCCACCCCACCACCGACAAAACCAGCACCAAAACCTAAGACAAAATGGACCCCCCTACCCCTTGACAACCAACAACCATCCACTTCCCGAGCCCCCACTGCACCTCGCCTCCCCAACCAGACCACCACCAAAATGCCCCCCCATCTCCTGCATTGTCTCCACCACCAGCCAACCCTTCCTGACTGCAGCCAAGCTGCAGAAAGAACTGACCGGCCCCCTTTACATCTCCACCATCCGTGACAGGACATCATTTTACACCACCAACCCGCGTGACCATGACTACCTATACAAAAAGCTGGCTGCAGCTGGCTACCAACCCTTCACCTCCCTCCGCCATGATGAACGACAGGACAGGGTAGTCATCAAAAGACTACCCCTCTCCACCACCCCTGACGAGCTCCTCCAGCAGCTGCATGACGGGTACCCCGTGTCGTCCATGTTCCCCCTGCGGATGCCACCGGATGCAGACACCAAGCCCTTCCTGGTTGCTACCAACTACCAGGGAGAGGCCAACCAGCTCCTGGCCATCAAGAACTTTGGCGGCTGGGTCGTGAAGGTCGAGCGGTACCGCGGGTCCGGCAGGGTCCGGcagtgctaccgctgccagcTCCTCGGTCACAATTCCACCAGATGCGACCGTGCCCTCCGCTGCTTCAAGTGCGTGGGGGAACACCGGTCGCGCGACTGtaccgccacccccccccccaccccccccccccccccgaggcgAGGAAATGCTGCCTCTGCGACGGCCCCTGCATCGCCACCTCCCCTGACTGCCCCAACCTTATCGCCTTCCAACGCTGCCACCCCCCACGCACATCCCAACACCACCCCTACCGCCACCACTGCTCCGCCACCTGACGCCACCTCCCAGTGCACCTTCCCTGCCATGAAGGGCAACGTGTGGGCAAGGTCACTCTACACAACCCAACCCAGTGCCCCACCCAACACCACATCCAATGCCCCACTAAACCCTACACCCCGCTCACCACCCACTACCGTCCCTGATACCACCTCCCTCGGCGACACCGTCCGAGACATCCTCAACCTTTTCCACACCTACCTACCCATCATCCGCCGCACCATGACAGCCCTCTCCTGCGCACGCACCCCAGCTGACAAAATTGAAGTCATCATACAAGCTGTCCTGTCCCTCTTTGATGACAACACCCTCCCCTTAAATTCCTCATCTGGAACTCCTCCCTCCTCCCCAAGCTCCCTGACCTCCTCTTTCTGA